From the unidentified bacterial endosymbiont genome, one window contains:
- the deoB gene encoding phosphopentomutase has translation MKRAFIMVLDSFGIGATEDAERFGDVGSDTMGHIAEACAKGEADNGRKGPLTLPNLTRLGLVKAHEGSTGKLAAGMDGNAEVVGAYAWAHELSSGKDTPSGHWEIAGVPVLFDWGYFSDHQNSFPQELLDKLVKRAKLPGYLGNCHSSGTVILDELGEEHMKTGKPIFYTSADSVFQIACHEETYGLDQLYELCEIAREELTEGGYNIGRVIARPFIGDKAGNFQRTGNRHDLAVEPPAATVLQKLVDEKDGQVVSVGKIADIYANCGITKKVKATGLDALFDATIKEMKEAGDKTIVFTNFVDFDSSWGHRRDVAGYAAGLELFDRRLPELMALVGEDDILILTADHGCDPTWTGTDHTREHIPVLVYGPKVKPGSLGHRDTFADIGQTIAKYFGTSDMEYGKAMF, from the coding sequence ATGAAACGTGCATTTATTATGGTACTGGACTCATTCGGCATCGGCGCAACCGAAGATGCAGAACGTTTTGGTGACGTGGGTTCCGATACCATGGGTCACATCGCTGAAGCCTGTGCAAAAGGCGAAGCGGACAACGGTCGTAAAGGCCCTCTGACTCTGCCAAACCTGACCCGTCTCGGTCTTGTGAAAGCACACGAAGGTTCTACTGGCAAGCTTGCCGCCGGTATGGACGGCAACGCGGAAGTGGTGGGCGCATACGCCTGGGCTCACGAGCTCTCTTCCGGTAAAGATACCCCGTCCGGCCACTGGGAAATCGCCGGTGTGCCGGTTCTGTTCGACTGGGGATATTTCTCCGATCACCAGAACAGCTTCCCGCAGGAACTGCTGGATAAACTGGTTAAACGTGCCAAACTGCCGGGCTACCTCGGTAACTGCCACTCTTCCGGTACCGTGATACTGGATGAGCTGGGTGAAGAGCACATGAAAACCGGCAAGCCGATTTTCTATACCTCGGCTGACTCTGTGTTCCAGATTGCCTGCCACGAAGAGACCTATGGCCTTGATCAACTGTACGAGCTGTGCGAAATCGCCCGTGAAGAGCTGACCGAAGGCGGCTACAACATTGGTCGCGTGATCGCGCGTCCGTTTATTGGCGACAAAGCGGGTAACTTCCAGCGTACCGGCAACCGTCACGATCTGGCCGTTGAGCCACCGGCAGCCACCGTGCTGCAAAAACTGGTCGACGAGAAAGACGGTCAGGTGGTTTCCGTGGGTAAAATCGCCGATATCTACGCTAACTGCGGCATTACCAAAAAAGTGAAAGCCACCGGCCTGGATGCGCTGTTCGATGCCACCATCAAAGAGATGAAAGAGGCGGGCGATAAAACCATCGTCTTCACTAACTTCGTGGACTTCGACTCCTCCTGGGGCCACCGCCGCGATGTAGCAGGTTACGCTGCGGGTCTGGAGCTGTTCGACCGCCGCCTGCCTGAGCTGATGGCACTGGTGGGGGAAGATGACATTTTGATCCTCACCGCGGATCATGGCTGTGACCCAACCTGGACCGGTACCGACCACACCCGCGAGCATATTCCGGTGCTGGTGTATGGCCCGAAAGTGAAACCGGGGTCGCTTGGTCACCGTGACACCTTCGCGGATATCGGCCAGACCATTGCGAAGTACTTTGGTACGTCCGATATGGAATATGGCAAGGCCATGTTCTAA
- the deoA gene encoding thymidine phosphorylase has translation MFLAQEIIRKKRDGHALSDEEIRFFINGIRDNTISEGQIAALAMTIFFHDMAMPERVSLTMAMRDSGTVLDWKSLNLNGPIVDKHSTGGVGDVTSLMLGPMVAACGGYIPMISGRGLGHTGGTLDKLEAIPGFDIFPDDTRFRDIIKDVGVAIIGQTSSLAPADKRFYATRDITATVDSIPLITASILAKKLAEGLDALVMDVKVGSGAFMPTYALSAALAEAIVGVSNGAGVRTTALLTDMNQVLASSAGNAVEVREAVQFLTGEYRNPCLFDVTMALCVEMLISGSLAKDDAEARVKLQAVLDNGKAAEIFGRMVAAQKGPTDFVEKYARYLPTAMLSKAVYADSEGFVSAMDTRALGMAVVSMGGGRRQASDTIDYSVGFTDMARLGDSVDGQRPLAVIHAKDEASWQDAAKAVKAAITLDDTAPQTTPTVYRRITE, from the coding sequence GTGTTTCTCGCACAAGAAATTATTCGTAAAAAACGTGATGGTCATGCATTAAGTGACGAAGAAATCCGCTTTTTTATCAACGGCATTCGTGACAACACCATCTCAGAAGGGCAGATTGCTGCGCTGGCGATGACCATTTTCTTTCACGATATGGCGATGCCTGAGCGTGTTTCGCTGACCATGGCGATGCGAGATTCAGGAACCGTTCTGGACTGGAAGAGCCTCAACCTTAATGGCCCGATTGTCGATAAACACTCAACCGGTGGTGTGGGCGATGTCACCTCCCTGATGCTTGGCCCGATGGTCGCGGCCTGCGGCGGGTACATTCCGATGATTTCCGGGCGCGGCCTGGGGCACACGGGCGGTACGCTCGACAAACTGGAAGCCATTCCGGGCTTTGATATCTTCCCGGATGACACCCGCTTTCGCGACATTATTAAAGACGTTGGTGTGGCGATTATCGGCCAGACCAGCTCACTTGCTCCGGCAGATAAGCGTTTCTACGCGACGCGTGATATTACCGCGACCGTTGACTCCATCCCGCTGATCACCGCCTCGATCCTTGCCAAAAAACTGGCCGAAGGTCTGGATGCGCTGGTCATGGACGTAAAGGTGGGCAGCGGCGCGTTTATGCCTACCTATGCGCTTTCTGCTGCGCTTGCCGAAGCGATCGTTGGCGTCTCCAACGGCGCCGGTGTGCGCACGACCGCACTGTTGACCGACATGAACCAGGTGCTGGCATCCAGTGCCGGTAACGCTGTTGAAGTGCGTGAAGCTGTCCAGTTCCTTACCGGCGAATATCGCAATCCATGCCTGTTCGATGTGACCATGGCGCTGTGCGTTGAAATGCTGATCTCCGGCTCGCTTGCCAAAGACGACGCCGAAGCCCGCGTGAAACTGCAGGCGGTGCTGGACAACGGTAAAGCGGCGGAGATTTTTGGTCGTATGGTGGCGGCGCAGAAAGGCCCGACCGACTTCGTGGAAAAGTACGCCAGATACCTGCCAACCGCGATGCTCAGCAAAGCGGTCTACGCGGATAGCGAAGGTTTTGTCTCCGCAATGGATACCCGTGCGCTCGGCATGGCGGTGGTCTCAATGGGCGGCGGTCGTCGTCAGGCGTCCGACACCATTGATTACAGCGTCGGTTTTACCGATATGGCCCGTCTGGGCGACAGCGTTGACGGCCAACGTCCGCTGGCGGTGATCCACGCCAAAGACGAAGCCAGCTGGCAGGACGCGGCAAAAGCGGTGAAAGCGGCAATTACGCTTGACGATACAGCACCGCAAACCACACCTACTGTCTATCGTCGTATCACTGAATAG
- the deoC gene encoding deoxyribose-phosphate aldolase produces the protein MTDLTVSSLRALKLMDLTTLNDDDTNEKVIALCHQAKTPAGNTAAICIYPRFIPIARKTLNVQGTPDVRIATVTNFPHGNDDIDIALAETRAAIAYGADEVDVVFPYRALIAGNEQVGFDLVKACKDACAAANVLLKVIIETGELKEERLIRKASEISINAGADFIKTSTGKVPVNATPESARIMMEVIRDMGVSTTVGFKPAGGVRTAEDAQQFLAIADELFGADWADARHYRFGASSLLASLLKALGHGDGKSASSY, from the coding sequence ATGACCGATTTAACTGTAAGCAGCCTGCGCGCGTTGAAACTGATGGACCTGACCACCCTGAATGATGACGACACTAATGAGAAAGTCATCGCCCTGTGCCATCAGGCGAAAACGCCAGCAGGTAACACCGCCGCCATCTGTATCTACCCGCGTTTCATCCCGATTGCGCGGAAAACGCTGAACGTGCAGGGCACCCCGGACGTGCGTATTGCTACCGTCACTAACTTCCCGCACGGCAACGACGATATCGACATTGCGCTGGCCGAAACCCGCGCGGCGATTGCCTACGGCGCAGACGAAGTTGACGTGGTGTTCCCGTACCGCGCGCTGATCGCCGGTAACGAGCAGGTGGGGTTTGATCTGGTGAAAGCCTGTAAAGACGCCTGTGCCGCGGCAAATGTGTTGCTTAAAGTGATCATCGAAACCGGTGAACTGAAAGAAGAGCGTCTTATTCGTAAAGCGTCTGAAATTTCCATCAACGCGGGGGCGGATTTCATCAAAACCTCAACCGGTAAAGTGCCGGTTAACGCCACCCCGGAAAGCGCACGCATCATGATGGAAGTGATCCGTGATATGGGTGTGTCCACAACCGTTGGTTTCAAACCTGCGGGCGGCGTGCGTACCGCCGAAGACGCGCAGCAATTCCTGGCGATTGCCGACGAGCTGTTCGGCGCAGACTGGGCCGATGCTCGTCACTACCGCTTCGGCGCCTCCAGCCTGCTGGCAAGCCTGCTCAAAGCGCTGGGCCACGGCGACGGCAAGAGCGCAAGCAGCTACTAA
- a CDS encoding TatD family hydrolase: MTLRFIDTHCHFDFPPFTGDEVQSLERAGQKGVQAIIVPSTEAACFGRVRELARHHNALYAALGLHPIVIERHRDDDIDRLEAHLHPADRKLVAIGEIGLDLYRENPQFERQQTILDAQLRLAKRYDLPVILHSRRTHDKLAMHLKRIDLPRRGVVHGFSGSLQQAQRFIALGYKIGVGGTITYPRASKTRDVMARLPLDALLLETDAPDMPLNGFQGQPNRPEQVAGVFATLCELRGEPEEVIADALLENTRSLFGIRL, translated from the coding sequence GTGACGCTTCGCTTTATCGATACCCATTGCCACTTCGATTTTCCGCCGTTTACGGGTGATGAAGTGCAAAGTCTAGAGCGCGCCGGGCAAAAAGGCGTACAGGCGATTATTGTCCCCTCGACGGAAGCCGCCTGTTTCGGGCGGGTGCGCGAACTGGCCCGGCACCACAATGCGCTGTATGCCGCGTTGGGCTTGCATCCTATCGTTATTGAGCGCCATCGCGATGACGATATTGACCGGCTGGAGGCTCACTTACATCCGGCCGACAGAAAGCTGGTTGCCATCGGTGAGATCGGCCTCGATCTTTATCGTGAAAATCCCCAATTTGAACGCCAGCAGACGATCCTTGATGCCCAGCTTCGGCTGGCAAAGCGTTACGATCTGCCGGTGATCCTCCATTCCCGACGCACCCATGACAAACTGGCCATGCACCTGAAACGTATCGATCTGCCACGCCGGGGCGTCGTGCACGGTTTCTCCGGTAGCCTTCAGCAGGCGCAGCGTTTTATTGCACTGGGCTATAAAATTGGCGTCGGCGGGACCATTACCTACCCGCGCGCCAGCAAAACCCGCGATGTTATGGCGCGTCTGCCGCTCGACGCGCTGTTGCTGGAAACGGATGCTCCCGATATGCCGCTCAACGGTTTTCAGGGTCAGCCCAACCGACCGGAGCAGGTGGCAGGCGTATTTGCAACATTGTGCGAACTGCGCGGGGAGCCGGAAGAGGTGATTGCGGATGCGCTGCTGGAAAATACACGCTCCCTCTTTGGCATTAGGCTTTAG
- a CDS encoding DUF1328 domain-containing protein: protein MFRWGIIFLVIALIAAALGFGGLAGTAAWAAKIVFVVGIILFLVSLFTGRRRP from the coding sequence ATGTTTCGTTGGGGCATTATATTTCTGGTTATCGCGTTAATTGCCGCCGCATTGGGCTTTGGTGGGTTAGCGGGTACAGCGGCATGGGCAGCAAAAATTGTCTTCGTCGTCGGTATTATCCTGTTCCTGGTGAGCCTGTTTACGGGCCGACGTCGCCCGTAG
- the osmY gene encoding molecular chaperone OsmY, translating to MNMTKLKISKTLLAVTLGSVLVSGSAFAETTATEKAHSTADTAGEKIDSSMNKVGNFMDDSSITAKVKAALVDHDSIKSTDISVKTDHKVVTLSGFVESQAQAEQAVTVAKGVEGVTSVSDKLHVRDSKDSSVKGYAGDAATTSEIKAKLLADDIVPSRMVKVETTDGVVQLSGTVESQAQVERAETIAKAIDGVKSVKNDLKTK from the coding sequence ATGAATATGACAAAACTGAAGATTTCTAAAACTCTGCTGGCTGTGACATTAGGTAGCGTTCTGGTAAGCGGTTCTGCGTTCGCGGAAACCACTGCTACGGAAAAAGCGCACTCTACCGCCGACACCGCAGGTGAAAAAATCGATAGCTCTATGAATAAAGTCGGGAATTTCATGGATGACAGTTCAATCACAGCTAAAGTGAAAGCGGCGCTGGTGGATCATGACTCCATCAAAAGCACCGACATATCCGTTAAAACCGACCATAAAGTTGTCACACTAAGCGGCTTCGTTGAGAGCCAGGCCCAGGCCGAGCAGGCTGTCACTGTAGCGAAAGGCGTGGAAGGCGTGACGTCCGTGAGCGACAAACTGCACGTACGTGACAGCAAAGACTCTTCCGTGAAAGGCTATGCCGGGGATGCGGCAACCACCAGCGAAATCAAAGCTAAACTGTTAGCGGATGACATCGTGCCATCCCGTATGGTGAAAGTCGAAACCACCGATGGCGTGGTTCAGCTTTCCGGTACGGTAGAGTCTCAGGCGCAGGTTGAACGTGCTGAAACTATCGCCAAGGCGATTGATGGCGTGAAAAGCGTCAAGAACGATCTGAAAACGAAGTAA
- the prfC gene encoding peptide chain release factor 3 — MTLSPYLQEVAKRRTFAIISHPDAGKTTITEKVLLFGQAIQTAGTVKGRGSSQHAKSDWMEMEKQRGISITTSVMQFPYHDCLVNLLDTPGHEDFSEDTYRTLTAVDCCLMVIDAAKGVEDRTRKLMEVTRLRDTPILTFMNKLDRDIRDPMEVMDEVESELKIACAPITWPIGCGKLFKGVYHLYKDETYLYQTGKGHTIQEVRVVKGLDNPELDVAVGEELAAQLRDELELVQGASHEFDKALFLAGEITPVFFGTALGNFGVDHMLDGLVEWAPRPMPRKTDTRVVEAQEEKFTGFVFKIQANMDPKHRDRVAFMRVVSGKYEKGMKLRQVRIGKDVVISDALTFMAGDRSHVEEAYPGDIIGLHNHGTIQIGDTFTQGEMMKFTGIPNFAPELFRRIRLRDPLKQKQLLKGLVQLSEEGAVQVFRPIANNDLIVGAVGVLQFDVVVARLKSEYNVEAIYESVNVATARWVECSDVKKFEEFKRKNEIQLALDGGDNLTFIAPTMVNLNLTQERYPDVQFRKTREH, encoded by the coding sequence ATGACGTTGTCTCCTTATTTGCAGGAGGTGGCCAAGCGCCGCACTTTTGCCATTATTTCGCACCCGGATGCCGGTAAAACGACCATCACCGAGAAGGTGTTGCTGTTCGGACAGGCGATCCAGACCGCTGGCACCGTAAAAGGCCGTGGCTCCAGCCAGCATGCAAAATCTGACTGGATGGAGATGGAAAAGCAGCGTGGTATTTCGATTACCACCTCCGTGATGCAGTTCCCGTATCACGACTGCCTGGTGAACCTGCTGGATACCCCGGGCCACGAAGACTTTTCCGAAGATACCTACCGCACGCTGACCGCGGTCGACTGTTGTCTGATGGTGATCGACGCCGCAAAAGGTGTCGAAGATCGTACCCGTAAGCTGATGGAAGTTACCCGTCTGCGCGATACGCCGATCCTCACTTTCATGAACAAACTTGACCGCGACATCCGCGATCCGATGGAAGTGATGGATGAAGTCGAAAGCGAGCTGAAAATTGCCTGTGCGCCCATTACCTGGCCAATCGGCTGCGGCAAGCTTTTTAAGGGCGTTTACCATCTTTATAAAGATGAGACGTACCTGTATCAGACCGGTAAAGGGCACACCATTCAGGAGGTGCGCGTTGTTAAAGGGCTGGACAACCCTGAGCTTGACGTCGCGGTAGGTGAAGAGCTGGCGGCGCAGCTGCGTGACGAGCTGGAGCTGGTACAGGGCGCGTCCCACGAGTTCGACAAAGCGCTGTTCCTGGCGGGTGAAATTACCCCGGTCTTCTTCGGTACCGCGCTGGGCAACTTCGGCGTTGACCATATGCTTGACGGTCTGGTGGAGTGGGCGCCGCGTCCAATGCCGCGTAAAACGGATACCCGTGTGGTTGAAGCGCAGGAAGAGAAATTTACCGGCTTCGTCTTCAAAATTCAGGCCAATATGGACCCGAAACACCGTGACCGCGTGGCCTTTATGCGCGTCGTCTCCGGTAAATATGAAAAGGGTATGAAGCTGCGCCAGGTGCGTATCGGAAAAGACGTGGTTATCTCCGACGCCCTGACCTTCATGGCGGGTGACCGTTCGCACGTTGAAGAAGCGTACCCGGGGGATATCATTGGTCTGCACAACCACGGTACTATCCAGATTGGCGATACCTTCACCCAGGGCGAGATGATGAAGTTCACCGGCATTCCGAACTTCGCCCCGGAACTGTTCCGCCGTATTCGCCTGCGCGATCCGCTGAAGCAGAAACAGCTGCTCAAGGGCCTGGTCCAGCTTTCCGAAGAGGGGGCCGTCCAGGTCTTCCGCCCAATCGCGAATAACGATCTTATCGTGGGGGCGGTCGGTGTGCTGCAGTTTGATGTGGTCGTTGCGCGATTAAAAAGCGAGTACAACGTGGAAGCGATTTACGAATCCGTAAACGTGGCCACTGCGCGCTGGGTTGAGTGTTCTGACGTGAAGAAATTTGAAGAATTTAAGCGTAAGAATGAAATACAGCTGGCGCTGGATGGCGGGGATAACCTGACCTTTATTGCCCCAACTATGGTTAACCTCAACCTGACGCAAGAACGTTATCCTGACGTTCAGTTCCGCAAAACGCGCGAACACTAA
- the yjjG gene encoding pyrimidine 5'-nucleotidase produces MKWDWIFFDADETLFTFDAFGGLQRMFMDYSVTFTAEDFQDYQAVNKPLWVDYQNGAITALQLQHQRFDVWAERLNVSPGLLNDAFLNAMAAICVPLPGAVSLLDSLKGKAKLGIITNGFTALQQIRLERTGLRDHFDALVISEEVGVPKPDPRIFDYALAKAGNPDRDRVLMVGDTAESDILGGIRSGLSTVWLNAHGRVQPDGIAPTWTVTSLNELEQLLCKQ; encoded by the coding sequence ATGAAGTGGGACTGGATTTTCTTTGATGCCGACGAAACGCTGTTTACGTTTGACGCGTTCGGTGGCCTGCAGCGGATGTTTATGGATTATAGCGTGACCTTCACCGCTGAAGATTTTCAGGACTATCAGGCGGTGAACAAACCGCTGTGGGTGGATTACCAGAACGGGGCCATCACCGCGTTACAACTTCAGCACCAGCGTTTTGACGTATGGGCGGAACGCTTAAACGTCAGCCCCGGTCTGCTGAACGACGCGTTTCTGAACGCAATGGCCGCTATTTGTGTCCCCCTGCCAGGGGCAGTTTCTCTGCTGGATTCGCTGAAAGGTAAGGCGAAACTTGGCATCATTACCAACGGTTTTACCGCGTTGCAGCAGATCCGTCTTGAGCGAACCGGCCTGCGCGATCATTTCGACGCGCTGGTGATTTCTGAAGAGGTAGGGGTCCCTAAACCGGATCCGCGTATTTTCGATTATGCGCTGGCGAAAGCCGGTAATCCTGACCGCGATCGCGTGCTGATGGTAGGCGATACCGCAGAGTCAGATATTTTGGGCGGCATCAGGTCTGGGCTATCAACCGTCTGGCTAAATGCGCATGGTCGCGTACAGCCTGACGGTATTGCGCCGACCTGGACCGTCACGTCATTGAACGAACTGGAGCAGCTCCTGTGTAAACAATGA
- the rimI gene encoding ribosomal protein S18-alanine N-acetyltransferase, which yields MNTISSLTTPDLATAFAIETRAHAFPWSEKTFASNQGERYLNLRLDVDGNMAAFAITQVVLDEATLFNIAVDPAFQRRGLGRALLGHLIRELETRDVFTLWLEVRASNVAAIALYESLGFNEATIRRNYYPGAEGREDAIIMALPIG from the coding sequence ATGAACACGATTTCTTCCCTCACGACGCCTGACCTGGCAACAGCGTTCGCGATTGAAACACGCGCTCATGCGTTTCCATGGAGCGAAAAAACCTTCGCCAGCAACCAGGGTGAACGGTATCTGAACCTTCGTCTGGACGTTGACGGCAACATGGCCGCGTTTGCGATTACGCAGGTCGTCCTTGATGAAGCGACGCTGTTTAACATTGCTGTCGACCCCGCGTTTCAACGCCGTGGGCTGGGAAGGGCACTGCTCGGGCACCTCATTCGTGAGCTCGAAACCCGTGACGTTTTCACCCTGTGGCTGGAGGTGCGCGCATCGAACGTCGCCGCCATCGCGCTCTATGAAAGCTTAGGCTTTAACGAGGCGACAATCCGCCGCAACTACTACCCTGGCGCCGAGGGACGTGAAGACGCCATCATTATGGCTCTGCCGATTGGATAA
- a CDS encoding DNA polymerase III subunit psi, with protein MTSRRDWQLQQLGITQWALRRPTALQGEIAISLPAHVRLVMVAEELPALNEPFIGDILRSLKLTTEQVIQLTPERVAMLPPDSRCNSWRLGETEAISLQGSQLCSPALEELKANPQARSALWQQICEYEHDFFPHDA; from the coding sequence ATGACATCCCGACGAGACTGGCAGTTGCAGCAACTGGGCATCACCCAGTGGGCCTTGCGTCGCCCGACGGCATTGCAGGGCGAAATCGCTATTTCCCTTCCGGCGCATGTGCGGCTGGTGATGGTGGCGGAAGAACTGCCTGCCCTGAATGAACCCTTCATTGGTGATATCCTTCGTAGCCTGAAGCTCACCACCGAACAGGTTATTCAACTGACGCCAGAACGGGTCGCGATGCTTCCTCCTGACAGCCGCTGTAATAGCTGGCGACTGGGAGAGACAGAGGCTATCTCCCTGCAGGGGAGCCAGCTCTGCTCGCCAGCGCTTGAAGAGCTGAAGGCCAACCCACAAGCGCGTAGCGCGTTATGGCAACAAATTTGCGAATATGAACACGATTTCTTCCCTCACGACGCCTGA
- the rsmC gene encoding 16S rRNA (guanine(1207)-N(2))-methyltransferase RsmC, giving the protein MSAFTPASEVLLRHSDDFEQSRILFAGDMQDDLPARFDCAESRAHTQYYHHWQALSRQMGERARFSLVAEQSDIADCDTLIYYWPKNKPEAQFQLMNLLSLLPVGCDIFVVGENRSGVRSAEQMLEEYAPLNKVDSARRCGLYYGRLEKQPVFDAEKFWGEYLLDDLTIKTLPGVFSRDYLDVGSKLLLSTLTPHTKGKVLDVGCGAGVLATVLASHSPKVRLTLCDVSAPAVEASRATLAANGFEGEVVASNVFSDVTGRFDMIISNPPFHDGMETSLEAAQTLIRGAVRHLNSGGELRIVANAFLAYPKVLDETFGFHEVIAQTGRFKVYRTVMTRQAKR; this is encoded by the coding sequence ATGTCTGCATTTACCCCGGCAAGTGAAGTCTTGCTGCGCCACAGTGATGATTTCGAACAAAGCCGTATTCTGTTTGCCGGAGATATGCAGGATGACCTGCCAGCGCGTTTCGACTGTGCTGAAAGCCGTGCCCATACCCAATATTATCACCACTGGCAGGCGCTGAGCCGCCAGATGGGTGAACGCGCACGCTTTAGCCTGGTGGCGGAGCAGAGCGACATTGCCGATTGCGACACACTGATCTACTACTGGCCGAAGAACAAACCGGAAGCCCAGTTCCAGCTAATGAATCTGCTCTCCCTGCTGCCGGTGGGTTGCGATATCTTCGTGGTCGGTGAAAACCGTAGCGGCGTGCGGAGCGCAGAGCAGATGCTGGAAGAGTATGCCCCGCTGAACAAAGTCGACAGCGCTCGTCGCTGCGGCCTGTATTATGGTCGTCTGGAAAAGCAGCCTGTCTTCGATGCAGAGAAATTCTGGGGCGAGTATCTGCTCGACGATTTAACCATCAAGACCCTGCCGGGCGTGTTCAGCCGCGACTATCTGGATGTCGGCAGTAAACTGCTGCTCTCCACCCTGACGCCACATACTAAAGGCAAGGTGCTGGACGTGGGCTGTGGGGCGGGCGTACTGGCGACGGTGCTTGCCAGCCATTCACCCAAAGTGCGTTTAACGCTGTGTGATGTCAGCGCACCAGCGGTAGAAGCCAGCCGTGCAACGCTTGCGGCAAACGGTTTTGAAGGTGAAGTGGTTGCCAGCAACGTCTTCTCTGACGTAACGGGTCGCTTTGATATGATAATCTCTAACCCGCCCTTCCATGACGGCATGGAGACCAGCCTTGAGGCGGCGCAAACGCTAATCCGTGGCGCAGTACGCCATCTTAACAGTGGCGGTGAACTGCGTATCGTCGCCAACGCTTTCCTGGCCTACCCGAAAGTGCTGGATGAAACCTTTGGTTTCCATGAAGTCATTGCCCAAACCGGCCGTTTTAAGGTCTACCGTACCGTGATGACGCGTCAGGCAAAGCGATAA
- a CDS encoding DUF1435 domain-containing protein — protein sequence MILVIIIGVRGRNMLNRALGSGWGVLLPGAILGGLMFADLSIDIWKAIIVSGLLATSAMIWHKQLRHFVLLPSCVALVSAILVILMSLK from the coding sequence ATGATATTGGTTATCATTATCGGTGTGAGAGGTCGAAACATGTTGAACAGGGCGCTGGGAAGTGGTTGGGGAGTCTTGCTGCCAGGGGCAATCCTTGGCGGTCTGATGTTTGCCGATCTCTCAATCGATATCTGGAAAGCCATCATCGTATCAGGGCTATTGGCAACGTCTGCCATGATCTGGCATAAGCAGTTACGCCACTTTGTGCTGCTGCCATCGTGCGTTGCGCTGGTCAGTGCCATTCTGGTTATACTGATGAGTTTGAAATAA
- a CDS encoding GGDEF domain-containing protein, which produces MTSQSWRSLVNSKYQLSLRLFLFLNALSALFSATNPLYSVRVWSVPMIAVFTISAGLLIWHGKNGTRKVNVPLVSAVFGCLWAWQIASKFSLITQDYATYLIMALLTVLFIGSLAFASNIRAFTLHSLPSFIVCLWLSTSDSGLTMVYFFALPVVAIGIHNVLQRRNDRFAQALLSRLLEERETLTDLSMMDPLTGLYNRRGLQSRLENLPTGDKGEHFVMLLDIDHFKAYNDHYGHMMGDQALIRVSAAIRDAVRSRDIVARFGGEEFMVLLTNISLEHARQTAEQIRQKVYDLKIPHMFNARVATNVTISIGIAIFADEDVEGALQKADKALYEAKHMGRNNILLSEELQTA; this is translated from the coding sequence ATGACATCACAATCCTGGCGGTCTTTGGTTAATAGTAAATATCAGTTATCTTTACGTTTATTCCTCTTTCTGAACGCATTATCAGCGCTGTTCTCGGCAACAAACCCGCTCTATTCGGTGCGCGTGTGGTCTGTTCCAATGATTGCCGTGTTTACGATAAGCGCGGGCTTGCTCATCTGGCATGGCAAGAACGGCACCCGTAAAGTTAATGTCCCTTTAGTTTCAGCCGTCTTTGGCTGCCTGTGGGCATGGCAAATTGCCTCAAAATTTTCGTTAATCACCCAGGATTACGCCACTTATTTAATTATGGCGCTGCTCACGGTGCTGTTTATCGGTTCGCTGGCATTCGCCAGCAATATCAGAGCCTTTACCCTGCATTCATTACCTTCGTTTATTGTCTGCCTGTGGCTGAGCACCTCTGACAGCGGGTTAACAATGGTTTATTTCTTCGCGCTTCCTGTCGTGGCGATCGGCATTCATAACGTTCTACAACGACGTAACGATCGTTTCGCGCAGGCGCTGCTGTCGAGGCTACTGGAAGAACGCGAAACGCTTACCGATCTAAGCATGATGGACCCACTTACCGGCCTGTATAACCGCCGCGGCCTGCAAAGCCGTCTCGAAAACCTGCCGACAGGGGATAAAGGCGAACACTTTGTGATGCTGCTCGATATCGACCACTTCAAAGCCTATAACGATCACTACGGGCACATGATGGGCGACCAGGCGTTAATTCGCGTCTCAGCGGCGATCCGCGATGCGGTACGCTCACGCGATATCGTCGCTCGCTTTGGCGGAGAGGAATTTATGGTGCTGTTGACCAACATTTCCCTCGAACATGCCCGCCAGACGGCAGAGCAGATCCGCCAAAAAGTATATGATTTGAAAATCCCGCATATGTTTAATGCACGTGTCGCCACCAACGTTACGATCAGTATTGGCATTGCCATTTTCGCCGATGAAGATGTCGAAGGCGCACTGCAAAAAGCGGATAAAGCGCTGTATGAAGCGAAGCATATGGGCCGTAATAATATTCTCCTCAGCGAAGAGTTGCAGACGGCGTGA